One genomic window of Roseateles sp. DAIF2 includes the following:
- the eutC gene encoding ethanolamine ammonia-lyase subunit EutC produces the protein MSRPLLPAHSDAAWSDLRALTRARIAQGRSGNGQRSAELLAFGVDHALARDAVLLPLDVVALRAELAQAGFEQVLELHSAAPDRASYLMRPDLGRRLAAGQALAPLEGDIDLLPVLADGLSALGVQRYGVALLRALRERMGEELRLGPVVIGRQARVALGDEIGERLGARAVVMLIGERPGLSSPDSLGLYLTLGPRVGRSDAERNCISNVRADGLAPEEAARKLLWLLRAARRLGASGVALKDQSDAPPGLVRDAGSPSPNGGPPSVA, from the coding sequence ATGAGCCGACCCTTGCTGCCGGCCCATAGCGACGCCGCCTGGTCGGACCTGCGCGCGCTGACCCGCGCCCGCATCGCCCAGGGGCGCAGCGGCAACGGCCAGCGCAGCGCCGAGCTGCTGGCCTTCGGCGTCGACCATGCGCTGGCGCGCGACGCGGTGCTGCTGCCGCTGGACGTCGTGGCGCTGCGCGCCGAGCTGGCGCAGGCCGGCTTCGAGCAGGTGCTGGAGCTGCACAGCGCCGCACCGGACCGCGCGAGCTACTTGATGCGTCCCGATCTGGGGCGGCGGCTGGCGGCCGGGCAGGCGCTGGCGCCGCTCGAGGGCGACATCGATCTGCTGCCGGTGCTGGCCGACGGGCTCTCGGCCCTGGGCGTGCAGCGCTACGGCGTCGCGCTGCTGCGGGCGCTGCGCGAACGCATGGGCGAGGAGCTGCGCCTGGGGCCGGTGGTGATCGGGCGCCAGGCCCGGGTTGCGCTGGGCGACGAGATCGGCGAGCGCCTGGGCGCTCGCGCGGTCGTGATGCTGATCGGCGAGCGGCCGGGCCTGAGCTCGCCGGACAGCCTGGGCCTGTACCTGACCCTGGGGCCGCGCGTCGGCCGCAGCGATGCCGAGCGCAACTGCATCTCGAATGTGCGCGCCGATGGCCTGGCGCCCGAGGAGGCGGCGCGCAAGCTGCTGTGGCTGCTGCGCGCGGCACGGCGCCTGGGCGCCAGCGGCGTGGCGCTGAAGGACCAGAGCGACGCGCCGCCGGGCCTGGTGCGAGATGCGGGTTCTCCCTCCCCCAATGGAGGGCCCCCATCGGTTGCATAG
- a CDS encoding ethanolamine ammonia-lyase subunit EutB, with product MAYQQGLGGINWRFADLRALLAKAGPARSGDALAGLAAGSATERMAARLSLAELPLRTFLNEALIPYETDEVTRLIVDGHDAAAFAPVAHLTVGDFRDWLLSEAADTAALTALAPGLTPEMVAAVSKLMRNQDLIAVARKCTVVTCFRNTLGLPGRLAVRLQPNHPTDDLRGIAASIVDGLLYGAGDAVIGVNPVGDSLQQLEDLLRLLDRVIQQLGVPTQACVLTHVGNSLALMQRGVPVDLVFQSIAGTEAANRGFGIDLALLREARAAALAQGRGGEHVMYFETGQGSALSANAHQGVDQQTCEVRAYAVARAFNPLLVNSVVGFIGPEYLYDGKQILRAGLEDHCCGKLLGLPMGCDVCYTNHAEADQDDMDNLLTLLGVAGINFVMGVPGADDIMLNYQSTSFHDALYLRETLGLRRAPEFETWLQGQGIVDAAGRLLPVGAGHPVLARLRLLS from the coding sequence ATGGCTTATCAACAAGGGCTGGGCGGGATCAACTGGCGCTTCGCGGACCTGCGCGCGCTGCTGGCCAAGGCCGGCCCGGCGCGCTCCGGCGATGCGCTGGCCGGGCTGGCGGCCGGCAGCGCCACCGAGCGCATGGCCGCGCGCCTGAGCCTGGCCGAGCTGCCGCTGAGGACCTTCCTGAACGAGGCGCTGATCCCCTATGAGACCGACGAGGTCACGCGCCTGATCGTTGATGGCCATGACGCCGCCGCCTTCGCGCCGGTCGCGCATCTGACGGTCGGCGACTTCCGCGACTGGCTGCTGTCCGAGGCCGCCGACACCGCGGCGCTCACTGCGCTGGCGCCCGGGCTGACGCCGGAGATGGTGGCGGCGGTCTCCAAGCTGATGCGCAACCAGGACCTGATCGCGGTGGCGCGCAAATGCACGGTGGTCACGTGCTTTCGCAACACCCTGGGCCTGCCCGGGCGGCTGGCGGTGCGGCTGCAGCCGAATCACCCGACCGACGATCTGCGCGGCATCGCGGCCTCCATCGTCGACGGCCTGCTCTACGGCGCCGGCGACGCGGTGATCGGCGTGAATCCGGTCGGCGACAGCCTGCAGCAGCTCGAAGACCTGCTGCGCCTGCTGGACCGGGTGATCCAGCAGCTGGGCGTCCCGACCCAGGCCTGCGTGCTGACCCATGTCGGCAACAGCCTGGCGCTGATGCAGCGCGGCGTGCCGGTGGACCTGGTGTTCCAGTCGATCGCCGGCACCGAGGCGGCGAACCGCGGCTTCGGCATCGACCTGGCCCTGCTGCGCGAGGCGCGGGCCGCGGCGCTGGCGCAAGGGCGCGGCGGCGAGCATGTGATGTATTTCGAGACCGGCCAGGGCAGCGCGCTCTCAGCCAATGCCCACCAGGGCGTGGACCAGCAGACCTGCGAGGTGCGCGCCTATGCGGTGGCGCGCGCCTTCAATCCGCTGCTGGTCAACAGCGTGGTCGGCTTCATCGGCCCCGAATACCTGTACGACGGCAAGCAGATCCTGCGCGCCGGGCTGGAGGACCATTGCTGCGGCAAGCTGCTGGGCTTGCCGATGGGCTGCGACGTCTGCTACACCAACCATGCCGAGGCCGACCAGGACGATATGGACAACCTGCTGACCCTGCTGGGCGTCGCGGGTATCAACTTCGTGATGGGCGTGCCCGGCGCCGACGACATCATGCTGAACTACCAGAGCACCTCCTTCCACGATGCGCTCTACCTGCGCGAGACCCTGGGCCTGCGGCGCGCGCCGGAGTTCGAAACCTGGCTGCAGGGGCAGGGCATCGTCGATGCGGCCGGCCGCCTGCTGCCGGTGGGAGCGGGTCATCCCGTGCTGGCGCGGCTGAGGCTGCTGTCATGA
- a CDS encoding EamA family transporter, translated as MGDTTLPVLLAVLLGALLHAGWNALIKSAPDKALNTALIHGMGTLLAVPLLLFNGPPAAAAWPYLIASTLIHIGYYTALAGAYKHGDLGLTYPLMRGSAPLLVALGSAPLLGERLSPLAWAGVVTICAGVLALGLSSAASGDERRRRKAIRYALLNAVFIAAYTVVDGLGVRANGGAGSYVAALFLLDGLPYLALVLWQRRARLAEVRAYVAERWPMAAGGTAASLGSYGIALWAMMHAPVATVAALRETSVLFAALLGTWLLRERFGWQRAAGTLIIVAGIMALRMG; from the coding sequence ATGGGTGACACCACCCTGCCGGTGCTGCTGGCCGTGCTGCTGGGCGCGCTGCTGCACGCCGGCTGGAACGCGCTGATCAAGTCCGCGCCGGACAAGGCGCTGAACACCGCGCTGATCCATGGCATGGGCACCTTGCTAGCCGTGCCGCTGCTGCTGTTCAACGGGCCGCCGGCCGCCGCGGCCTGGCCCTATCTGATCGCCTCGACCCTGATCCATATCGGCTACTACACCGCGCTGGCCGGCGCCTACAAGCATGGCGACCTGGGCCTGACCTATCCGCTGATGCGCGGCAGCGCACCGCTGCTGGTGGCGCTGGGCAGCGCGCCGCTGCTGGGCGAGCGGCTGTCGCCGCTGGCCTGGGCCGGCGTGGTGACGATCTGCGCCGGCGTGCTGGCGCTGGGCCTGTCCTCGGCCGCCAGCGGCGACGAGCGCCGGCGCCGCAAGGCGATCCGCTACGCGCTGCTGAACGCGGTCTTCATCGCCGCCTACACGGTGGTGGACGGCCTGGGCGTGCGCGCCAACGGCGGCGCGGGCTCCTATGTCGCGGCGCTGTTCCTGCTGGACGGGCTGCCCTATCTGGCCCTGGTGCTGTGGCAGCGCCGCGCGCGCCTGGCCGAGGTGCGCGCCTATGTGGCCGAGCGCTGGCCGATGGCGGCCGGCGGCACCGCGGCCTCGCTGGGCAGCTATGGCATCGCGCTGTGGGCGATGATGCATGCGCCGGTGGCCACCGTGGCGGCGCTGCGCGAGACCTCGGTGCTGTTCGCCGCGCTGCTGGGCACCTGGCTGCTGCGCGAGCGCTTCGGCTGGCAGCGCGCCGCCGGCACGCTGATCATTGTCGCCGGCATCATGGCGCTGCGGATGGGCTGA
- a CDS encoding phosphonate degradation HD-domain oxygenase, with translation MALTLDQIETLLRTRGHASYSGEPVTQLEHALQSALLAEQEGADAELITAALLHDLGHLLDEAAPDTPTLRGIDDLHQYRLIPFLRGLFPPRVLQAIAGHVDAKRWLCAERPGYHDSLSADSRRSLRLQGGIFTPGQAAAFIARPYAQEALRLRLWDDLAKQPALPTPPLDHYLAIARGCALAGAAR, from the coding sequence ATGGCGCTGACCTTGGACCAGATCGAGACCCTGCTGCGCACGCGCGGCCATGCCAGCTACAGCGGCGAGCCGGTCACCCAGCTGGAGCATGCGCTGCAGTCGGCCCTGCTGGCCGAGCAGGAGGGCGCCGATGCCGAGCTGATCACCGCGGCCCTGCTGCACGACCTGGGCCATCTGCTGGACGAGGCCGCGCCCGACACCCCGACCCTGCGGGGCATCGACGACCTGCACCAGTACCGGCTGATCCCCTTCCTGCGCGGCTTGTTCCCGCCGCGGGTGCTGCAGGCGATCGCCGGCCATGTGGACGCCAAGCGCTGGCTCTGCGCCGAGCGGCCCGGCTATCACGACAGCCTGTCGGCCGATTCGCGCCGCAGCCTGCGGCTGCAGGGCGGCATCTTCACGCCGGGGCAGGCCGCGGCCTTCATCGCCCGGCCTTATGCGCAGGAGGCGCTGCGGCTGCGCCTGTGGGACGACCTGGCCAAGCAGCCCGCGCTGCCGACCCCGCCGCTGGATCATTACCTGGCGATCGCGCGCGGCTGCGCGCTGGCCGGCGCGGCGCGCTGA
- a CDS encoding phosphonate utilization associated transcriptional regulator: MNTASTIQPTIAQLQGNSLANLVQAHIEGQILSGALQGGDKLTEQLLAEQLGVSRAPVREAFRMLEEAGLVRTEKNRGVFVRAVPVEEALEIFEVRALMDQYVGRKLAQTCTPAQLRELRRMAETMEQAAKGDDAALFHETNLAFHDRLLELAGNAKLTAVYRKLTKELTLFRRQNLSHESMAIYAREHRQIVKVIASGDVEAAGAAMFEHVMNSRERTRRKHLAQAGAD, encoded by the coding sequence ATGAACACCGCCAGCACGATCCAGCCGACCATCGCACAACTGCAGGGCAATTCGCTCGCCAATCTGGTGCAGGCGCATATCGAGGGGCAGATCCTTTCTGGCGCGCTGCAGGGCGGCGACAAGCTGACCGAGCAGCTGCTGGCCGAACAACTGGGCGTATCGCGCGCACCGGTGCGCGAGGCCTTCCGCATGCTGGAGGAGGCGGGCCTGGTGCGCACCGAAAAGAACCGCGGCGTGTTCGTGCGCGCGGTGCCGGTGGAAGAGGCGCTGGAGATCTTCGAGGTGCGCGCGCTGATGGACCAGTATGTCGGCCGCAAGCTGGCCCAGACCTGCACCCCGGCGCAGCTGCGCGAGCTGCGCCGCATGGCCGAGACCATGGAGCAGGCCGCCAAGGGCGACGACGCGGCGCTGTTCCATGAGACCAACCTGGCCTTCCACGACCGCCTGCTGGAGCTGGCCGGCAATGCCAAGCTGACCGCGGTCTATCGCAAGCTGACCAAGGAGCTGACCCTGTTCCGCCGCCAGAACCTGAGCCACGAGTCGATGGCGATCTATGCGCGCGAGCATCGCCAGATCGTCAAGGTGATCGCCTCCGGCGATGTCGAGGCGGCCGGCGCGGCGATGTTCGAGCATGTGATGAACAGCCGCGAGCGCACCCGCCGGAAGCATCTGGCGCAGGCCGGCGCCGACTGA
- a CDS encoding putative 2-aminoethylphosphonate ABC transporter substrate-binding protein, with amino-acid sequence MTFTKKIMAGLLGTACATAALAADKVQLTVYTALETDQLKAYQTAFNQVQPDIEIKWVRDSTGVITAKLLAEKANPQADVVWGVAASSLALLQNNGMLEPYAPLNLDAIMPQYRDKKSPPAWWGMDVFGATVCFNTVEAKKRNIPLPTSWKDLLKPEFKGQVVMPNPASSGTGYFDVVAWLKLWGDENGKGGGWKYMDALHENIAQYTHSGSKPCNMAAAGEYVAGISFEYRGHANKAKGAPIELVFPKEGLGWDLEAFAIHKGTKKGEAAKKLADWASSKDAMVLYGKNFAITAQPGVAPKLANIPADYESRLVKLDFTESANSRERVLTEWTRRYDGKSEKKK; translated from the coding sequence ATGACGTTCACCAAGAAGATCATGGCCGGCCTGCTGGGCACGGCCTGCGCCACCGCCGCACTGGCGGCCGACAAGGTGCAGCTGACCGTGTACACGGCGCTGGAGACCGACCAGCTGAAGGCCTACCAGACCGCCTTCAACCAGGTGCAGCCCGATATCGAGATCAAGTGGGTGCGCGATTCGACCGGCGTGATCACCGCCAAGCTGCTGGCCGAGAAGGCCAATCCGCAGGCCGACGTGGTGTGGGGCGTGGCCGCCTCCAGCCTGGCCCTGCTGCAGAACAACGGCATGCTGGAGCCCTACGCGCCGCTGAACCTGGACGCGATCATGCCGCAGTACCGCGACAAGAAGAGCCCGCCGGCCTGGTGGGGCATGGACGTGTTCGGCGCCACCGTCTGCTTCAACACCGTCGAGGCCAAGAAGCGCAACATCCCGCTGCCGACCAGCTGGAAGGACCTGCTGAAGCCCGAGTTCAAGGGTCAGGTCGTGATGCCCAACCCGGCCTCCTCCGGCACCGGCTACTTCGACGTGGTCGCCTGGCTCAAGCTCTGGGGTGACGAGAACGGCAAGGGCGGCGGCTGGAAGTACATGGACGCGCTGCACGAGAACATCGCCCAGTACACCCATTCCGGCTCCAAGCCCTGCAATATGGCCGCGGCCGGCGAGTACGTGGCCGGCATCTCCTTCGAATACCGCGGCCATGCCAACAAGGCCAAGGGCGCGCCGATCGAGCTGGTGTTTCCGAAGGAAGGCCTGGGCTGGGACCTGGAGGCCTTCGCGATCCACAAGGGCACGAAGAAGGGCGAGGCCGCGAAGAAGCTGGCCGACTGGGCCTCGAGCAAAGACGCGATGGTGCTGTACGGCAAGAACTTCGCGATCACCGCGCAACCTGGCGTCGCGCCCAAGCTGGCCAACATCCCGGCCGACTATGAGTCGCGCCTGGTGAAGCTGGACTTCACCGAGTCCGCCAACAGCCGCGAGCGCGTGCTGACGGAATGGACCCGCCGCTACGACGGCAAGAGCGAGAAGAAGAAGTAA
- a CDS encoding putative 2-aminoethylphosphonate ABC transporter ATP-binding protein: MSLNSNTPYLELQDLHKRFGAFQALQDIQLSIQRGEFVCFLGPSGCGKTTLLRIIAGLEVQSGGRLIQDGRDISSAPPAGRDYGIVFQSYALFPNLTIADNVAYGLKGQTRAWRRARVEELLDLVGLSGTGAKYPAQMSGGQQQRVALARALATAPGLLLLDEPLSALDAIVRVHLRNEIRALQKKLGVTTIMVTHDQEEALSVADRIVVMNAGRIEQVGTPMQIYRQPASAFVADFVGKVNKLAAVAEDGHWVRCGDKRWLCPPANGTGFRPGAPLALYLRPEDRIFENLADDHPGLCQGRVEHVEFLGSNCLARVAIEGMADQPVDLQFSLNQMDEFGVAAGRHLRFALRTDRLRVFAAAGAA, encoded by the coding sequence ATGAGCCTCAACAGCAACACGCCCTATCTGGAGCTGCAGGACCTGCACAAGCGCTTCGGCGCCTTCCAGGCCCTGCAGGACATCCAGTTGTCGATCCAGCGCGGCGAGTTCGTCTGCTTCCTCGGCCCCTCGGGCTGCGGCAAGACGACGCTGTTGCGCATCATCGCCGGCCTCGAGGTGCAGAGCGGCGGCCGCCTGATCCAGGATGGCCGCGACATCTCCAGCGCGCCGCCCGCCGGCCGCGACTATGGCATCGTGTTCCAGTCCTATGCGCTGTTCCCGAACCTGACGATCGCGGACAACGTGGCCTATGGCCTGAAGGGCCAGACCCGGGCCTGGCGGCGCGCCCGCGTCGAGGAGCTGCTGGACCTGGTGGGCCTGTCCGGCACCGGCGCCAAATACCCGGCCCAGATGTCCGGTGGCCAGCAGCAGCGCGTCGCGCTGGCGCGGGCGCTGGCCACGGCGCCGGGCCTGCTGCTGCTGGACGAGCCGCTGTCGGCGCTGGATGCGATCGTGCGCGTGCATCTGCGCAACGAGATCCGCGCGCTGCAGAAGAAGCTGGGTGTCACCACCATCATGGTCACGCATGACCAGGAGGAGGCGCTGTCGGTGGCGGACCGCATCGTCGTGATGAACGCCGGCCGCATTGAGCAGGTCGGCACGCCGATGCAGATCTACCGCCAGCCGGCCTCGGCCTTCGTGGCCGATTTCGTCGGCAAGGTCAACAAGCTCGCCGCGGTGGCCGAGGATGGCCACTGGGTGCGCTGCGGCGACAAGCGCTGGCTGTGCCCGCCGGCCAACGGCACCGGGTTCCGCCCCGGCGCGCCGCTGGCCCTGTACCTGCGGCCCGAGGACCGCATCTTCGAGAACCTGGCCGACGACCACCCGGGCCTGTGCCAGGGCCGGGTCGAGCATGTCGAGTTCCTGGGCAGCAACTGCCTGGCGCGCGTCGCGATCGAGGGCATGGCGGACCAGCCGGTGGACCTGCAGTTCTCCTTGAACCAGATGGACGAGTTCGGCGTCGCCGCCGGCCGGCATCTGCGCTTCGCGCTGCGCACCGACCGGCTGCGCGTGTTTGCCGCCGCGGGGGCCGCGTGA
- a CDS encoding putative 2-aminoethylphosphonate ABC transporter permease subunit: MPALKIPAAERFAQLGLLAITALLLVGLGGPLAALLAQAFAQGGEAGSFAHFAAYLRSPALLSSLWNSLWVSALVTALVLPLAFAFAYGLTRSCMPGKALLRSISLLPLLAPSLLAAISLIYWFGNQGVAKAFWNALGFESIYGASGLVLAECFAVFPHTLMILVTALSLADARLYESADALGSSALRKFLTITLPGAKYGLISAALVTFTMVITDFGVPKVVGGDFNVLATDVFKLVIGQQDFQRGAVVALLLLTPAALSFGVDQLLLRRRQTAMLSARAVPLVPKPSRGFDALMFGYCTLIAALMLAMFLMAVYASFVTLWPYNLSLSLNHYVSGIIDAELGDALLNSLKLATGTALLGPLIVFLGAYLLEKTRGLAALRPLLRLLASLPMAVPGLVLGLGYIFFFNAPANPLHFMYQSGALLVLCTVVHFYTTGHLTMVTALKAIDAEFEAVSASLKVPFYKTLWRVTLPICLPTLIDVSRYFFVNAMTTISAVVFLYSPDMRLASVAILNLDEAGEIGPATAMAVLIVAVSAGVNCLYLLLGRWAQARTQAWRQR; encoded by the coding sequence ATGCCCGCCCTTAAGATCCCGGCCGCCGAGCGCTTCGCGCAGCTGGGCCTGCTGGCCATCACCGCGCTGCTGCTGGTCGGCCTGGGCGGCCCGCTCGCGGCCCTGCTTGCGCAGGCCTTCGCGCAAGGCGGCGAGGCCGGCAGCTTCGCCCATTTCGCCGCCTATCTGCGCTCGCCCGCCCTGCTGTCGAGCCTCTGGAACAGCCTGTGGGTCTCGGCTCTGGTGACCGCCCTCGTGCTGCCGCTGGCCTTCGCCTTCGCCTACGGCCTGACGCGCAGCTGCATGCCGGGCAAGGCCCTGCTGCGCAGCATCAGCCTGCTGCCGCTGCTGGCGCCCTCGCTGCTGGCCGCGATCTCGCTGATCTACTGGTTCGGCAACCAGGGCGTGGCCAAGGCCTTCTGGAACGCCCTGGGCTTCGAGAGCATCTACGGCGCCTCCGGCCTGGTGCTGGCCGAATGCTTCGCGGTGTTCCCGCATACCCTGATGATCCTGGTCACCGCGCTGAGCCTGGCCGATGCGCGGCTGTACGAGAGCGCCGACGCGCTGGGCAGCTCGGCGCTGCGCAAGTTCCTGACCATCACCCTGCCCGGCGCCAAGTACGGCCTGATCTCGGCCGCCCTGGTCACCTTCACCATGGTGATCACCGACTTCGGCGTGCCCAAGGTGGTGGGCGGCGACTTCAATGTGCTGGCCACCGATGTGTTCAAGCTGGTGATCGGCCAGCAGGACTTCCAGCGCGGTGCGGTGGTCGCGCTGCTGCTGCTGACACCGGCCGCGCTCAGCTTCGGCGTCGACCAGCTGCTGCTGCGCCGCCGCCAGACCGCGATGCTGTCGGCCCGTGCGGTGCCGCTGGTGCCGAAGCCCTCGCGCGGCTTCGATGCCCTGATGTTCGGCTATTGCACGCTGATCGCCGCGCTGATGCTGGCGATGTTCCTGATGGCGGTCTACGCCTCCTTCGTCACGCTCTGGCCCTACAACCTGAGCCTGAGCCTGAACCACTATGTCAGCGGCATCATCGACGCCGAGCTGGGCGACGCGCTGCTGAACAGCCTGAAGCTGGCCACCGGCACCGCGCTGCTGGGCCCGCTGATCGTGTTCCTGGGCGCCTATCTGCTGGAGAAAACGCGCGGCCTGGCCGCGCTGCGGCCGCTCCTGCGCCTCTTGGCCAGCCTGCCGATGGCGGTGCCGGGCCTGGTGCTGGGCCTGGGCTACATCTTCTTCTTCAACGCGCCGGCCAATCCGCTGCACTTCATGTACCAGAGCGGCGCGCTGCTGGTGCTGTGCACCGTGGTGCATTTCTACACCACCGGCCATCTGACGATGGTGACCGCACTGAAGGCGATCGATGCCGAGTTCGAGGCGGTCTCGGCCTCACTGAAGGTGCCCTTCTACAAGACCCTGTGGCGCGTCACCCTGCCGATCTGCCTGCCGACCCTGATCGACGTCTCGCGCTACTTCTTCGTCAACGCGATGACGACGATCTCGGCCGTGGTCTTTCTCTATTCGCCCGACATGCGCCTGGCCTCGGTGGCGATCCTGAACCTGGACGAGGCCGGCGAGATCGGCCCGGCCACCGCGATGGCGGTGCTGATCGTCGCCGTTTCCGCCGGCGTCAACTGCCTCTACCTGCTGCTAGGCCGCTGGGCTCAGGCCCGCACCCAGGCCTGGCGCC